A window of the Parabacteroides merdae ATCC 43184 genome harbors these coding sequences:
- a CDS encoding sigma-54-dependent transcriptional regulator, producing the protein MKNGKILIIDDNEDVLFALNLLLEPYVEQIKVTTQPERIEHFMSTFVPDVILLDMNFRRDAISGQEGFFWLEKIKAADPDAVVLFITAYADTEKAVRAIKAGATDFIPKPWEKEKLLATLSAALKLRESRTEINTLKQRVEALGSPDDTGFEIIGESDVMQELFATIAKLKDTDANILILGENGTGKDLIARALYHHSPRCNQVFISIDLGSIPEQLFESELFGYEKGAFTDARRDKPGRMEVASGGTLFLDEIGNLSLPMQAKLLTAIEKRQILRLGATRSVPIDVRLISATNMDIHAMVQEGTFRQDLLYRINTIELHIPPLRERGNDILLLADYFLDCYARKYKKKIGGLTRDAKTKLQSYAWPGNVRELQHAIERAVILSDGPMLRPENFMLHPAPAQKKGEPEELNLGVLEKEAIERALRRADGNITRAAELLGITRFALYRKLDKLGL; encoded by the coding sequence ATGAAGAACGGGAAAATATTGATTATAGATGATAACGAAGATGTCCTCTTTGCGTTGAATCTGTTGCTTGAACCTTATGTGGAACAGATAAAAGTGACGACGCAGCCGGAACGGATCGAGCATTTTATGTCGACATTCGTGCCCGATGTTATTTTATTGGATATGAATTTCCGGCGGGATGCGATCAGCGGACAGGAGGGGTTCTTTTGGCTCGAAAAGATAAAGGCCGCCGACCCCGATGCCGTGGTTCTTTTTATTACGGCCTATGCAGATACGGAAAAGGCCGTACGTGCCATAAAGGCGGGGGCTACCGACTTTATTCCGAAACCCTGGGAAAAAGAAAAACTGCTTGCTACTCTCTCGGCAGCCTTGAAACTGCGTGAAAGCCGTACGGAAATCAATACATTGAAACAGCGGGTCGAGGCATTAGGAAGCCCTGATGATACCGGCTTTGAGATTATCGGTGAGAGCGATGTCATGCAGGAATTGTTTGCCACGATTGCCAAACTGAAGGATACGGATGCCAATATTCTGATTTTAGGCGAAAACGGGACTGGAAAGGATCTGATTGCACGCGCTCTTTATCATCATTCGCCCCGTTGCAACCAGGTTTTTATCAGTATCGATCTTGGGAGTATCCCGGAACAATTATTTGAAAGCGAACTGTTCGGATATGAAAAAGGAGCTTTCACGGATGCACGGCGCGATAAGCCCGGACGTATGGAAGTGGCTTCCGGCGGGACCCTGTTTCTGGATGAAATCGGTAATTTGAGCTTGCCGATGCAGGCGAAGTTATTGACCGCTATCGAGAAAAGGCAGATTCTCCGTCTGGGTGCTACCCGTTCCGTGCCGATCGATGTCCGGCTGATCTCTGCCACGAATATGGATATCCATGCGATGGTACAGGAAGGAACTTTCCGGCAGGATTTGTTGTACCGGATCAATACGATCGAGTTGCATATCCCTCCACTCCGCGAACGGGGAAATGACATCTTGCTGTTGGCCGATTATTTTCTGGACTGTTATGCCCGCAAGTATAAGAAAAAGATAGGAGGGCTTACCAGAGATGCGAAAACGAAATTGCAAAGCTATGCATGGCCGGGCAATGTCCGCGAACTGCAACATGCGATCGAGCGTGCCGTGATTCTTTCGGATGGCCCCATGCTGAGACCTGAAAACTTTATGCTGCATCCTGCACCTGCCCAAAAGAAAGGGGAGCCGGAAGAACTGAACCTGGGAGTTCTCGAAAAGGAAGCGATTGAACGAGCCCTCCGCCGGGCGGACGGGAATATCACGCGTGCTGCCGAGCTGCTGGGAATCACCCGTTTTGCCTTGTACCGGAAACTGGATAAGTTGGGCCTATGA
- a CDS encoding sensor histidine kinase, protein MKRYVLFLKIGLLVGLSLSIAFLLLKELYFTAVMCFIILLGTAFSLYQDQRKMLQKMEHLIANIHYGDMNLSFPIPSTDGPEANLTRAMNEALSAFRTRLYNVVVAEAETEAWQKLIRVLTHEIMNSIAPIISLSETVTERASSNGLNERDYSIMLQAMQTIHRRSKGLLDFVENYRKLTRIPVPMQQLFPVSSLFDDLRGLYPAGAVSFSFSVRPVDLRIYADRAMIEQVLINLLKNAVEACQERSYPEVRVNAFRREGVPVITVSDNGYGIVPEAMDKVFVPFFTTKQGGSGIGLSVCRQIMNRHGGSISVISEEEKGTTFTLQFPQTRVL, encoded by the coding sequence ATGAAACGATATGTCCTTTTCCTGAAGATCGGGTTGTTGGTCGGGCTATCTCTTTCAATTGCCTTTCTGCTTTTGAAGGAATTGTATTTTACGGCTGTCATGTGTTTTATAATCTTGCTGGGAACTGCTTTTTCCCTTTATCAGGATCAGCGGAAAATGCTTCAGAAGATGGAGCATCTGATTGCCAACATCCACTATGGAGATATGAATCTGTCTTTTCCTATCCCTTCGACAGACGGGCCCGAAGCCAACCTGACGCGTGCCATGAATGAAGCGCTATCTGCTTTTCGGACCCGTCTGTACAATGTGGTGGTGGCGGAGGCGGAGACAGAAGCCTGGCAAAAGCTGATCCGTGTCTTGACGCATGAGATCATGAATTCTATCGCCCCTATCATTTCCTTGTCGGAAACGGTGACGGAACGTGCGAGTTCCAACGGGTTGAACGAGCGGGATTACAGTATTATGTTGCAAGCCATGCAAACGATACACCGTCGGAGCAAGGGGTTATTGGATTTTGTCGAAAATTATCGGAAACTGACTCGTATTCCGGTTCCGATGCAGCAGTTGTTTCCGGTTTCCTCTCTTTTTGACGATTTAAGGGGGCTGTATCCTGCCGGTGCTGTTTCGTTCTCTTTCTCTGTCCGGCCGGTAGACTTGCGTATTTATGCGGATCGTGCCATGATTGAACAGGTGTTGATAAACCTGTTGAAAAATGCAGTCGAGGCATGCCAGGAACGTTCTTATCCCGAAGTCCGGGTGAATGCGTTCAGGCGTGAAGGTGTTCCGGTGATTACGGTCTCCGACAACGGATACGGCATTGTGCCGGAAGCGATGGATAAGGTATTTGTTCCGTTTTTTACAACTAAACAGGGCGGTTCGGGAATCGGTCTGAGTGTTTGCCGTCAGATCATGAACCGGCATGGCGGTAGTATTTCCGTTATTTCAGAAGAAGAGAAAGGAACTACTTTCACTTTGCAATTTCCCCAGACGCGTGTGTTGTAA